One genomic segment of Hordeum vulgare subsp. vulgare chromosome 2H, MorexV3_pseudomolecules_assembly, whole genome shotgun sequence includes these proteins:
- the LOC123428135 gene encoding 4-hydroxy-tetrahydrodipicolinate synthase 1, chloroplastic isoform X2, with protein MPYLQPPRPHPHPHPTSRLSPASPPSPFPFFPVGTSRSCCLHPVAVSGHSVSRTSTDGIKSLRLITAVKTPYLPDGRFDLEAYDSLINTQINGGAEGVIVGGTTGEGHLMSWDEHIMLIGHTVNCFGANIKVIGNTGSNSTREAVHATEQGFAVGMHAALHVNPYYGKTSTEGLISHFKEVLPMGPTIIYNVPSRTSQDIPPPVIEALSCYSNMAGVKECVGHERVKCYTDKGITIWSGNDDECHDSRWKYGATGVISVASNLVPGLMHSLMFEGDNATLNEKLLPLMKWLFCEPNPIGLNTALAQLGVVRPVFRLPYTPLPLEKRVEFVRIVEAIGRENFVGQKEAQVLDDDDFVLISRY; from the exons ATGCCGTACCTCCAGCCCCcgcgcccccacccccacccccaccccacctcccgcCTCTCGCCCGCGTCGCCGCCATCTCCGTTCCCGTTCTTCCCCGTCGGGACATCGCGCTCCTGCTGTCTCCACCCCGTCGCAGTCTCCGGCCACTCGGTTTCGAG GACATCAACAGATGGAATCAAAAGCCTCAGACTTATCACAGCGGTCAAAACCCCGTATTTGCCAGATGGAAGATTTGATCTTGAAGCATACGATTCTCTGATAAACACGCAAATAAATGGCGGTGCTGAAGGTGTAATAGTTGGAGGAACAACAGGAGAAGGTCACCTAATGAGCTGGGATGAACACATCATGCTCATCGGGCATACTGTTAACTGCTTTGGAGCCAACATTAAAGTGATAGGCAACACGGGAAGTAACTCAACAAGAGAAGCTGTTCATGCGACAGAGCAGGGATTTGCTGTTGGCATGCATGCAGCTCTCCATGTTAATCCATACTACGGGAAGACCTCAACCGAAGGCTTGATCTCTCATTTCAAGGAAGTCCTCCCGATGGGCCCAACAATCATTTACAATGTGCCATCCAGGACCAGTCAAGACATACCTCCTCCAGTCATTGAGGCGCTTTCATGCTACTCAAACATGGCAGGGGTGAAAGAATGTGTCGGACATGAGCGGGTTAAGTGCTACACCGACAAAGGCATAACAATATGGAGCGGCAACGATGACGAATGCCACGACTCAAGGTGGAAATACGGCGCCACTGGAGTCATTTCTGTAGCTAGCAACCTTGTCCCTGGTCTCATGCACAGCCTCATGTTTGAAGGGGACAACGCGACACTAAATGAGAAGCTGCTGCCTCTGATGAAATGGCTGTTCTGCGAGCCTAACCCGATAGGTCTCAACACTGCCCTGGCCCAGCTTGGCGTGGTGAGGCCTGTTTTCAGGTTGCCATACACCCCCCTTCCTCTTGAAAAGAGGGTGGAATTTGTCCGGATTGTTGAAGCCATTGGACGGGAGAATTTTGTGGGACAGAAGGAGGCCCAGGTTCTGGATGATGATGATTTCGTGTTGATCAGCAGGTATTGA
- the LOC123428135 gene encoding 4-hydroxy-tetrahydrodipicolinate synthase 1, chloroplastic isoform X1 — MPYLQPPRPHPHPHPTSRLSPASPPSPFPFFPVGTSRSCCLHPVAVSGHSVSRVSKGKFAVAAVTLDDYLPMRSTEVKNRTSTDGIKSLRLITAVKTPYLPDGRFDLEAYDSLINTQINGGAEGVIVGGTTGEGHLMSWDEHIMLIGHTVNCFGANIKVIGNTGSNSTREAVHATEQGFAVGMHAALHVNPYYGKTSTEGLISHFKEVLPMGPTIIYNVPSRTSQDIPPPVIEALSCYSNMAGVKECVGHERVKCYTDKGITIWSGNDDECHDSRWKYGATGVISVASNLVPGLMHSLMFEGDNATLNEKLLPLMKWLFCEPNPIGLNTALAQLGVVRPVFRLPYTPLPLEKRVEFVRIVEAIGRENFVGQKEAQVLDDDDFVLISRY; from the exons ATGCCGTACCTCCAGCCCCcgcgcccccacccccacccccaccccacctcccgcCTCTCGCCCGCGTCGCCGCCATCTCCGTTCCCGTTCTTCCCCGTCGGGACATCGCGCTCCTGCTGTCTCCACCCCGTCGCAGTCTCCGGCCACTCGGTTTCGAG GGTTAGTAAAGGAAAGTTTGCAGTTGCAGCCGTCACTCTAGATGATTATCTTCCGATGCGAAGTACTGAAGTGAAAAATCG GACATCAACAGATGGAATCAAAAGCCTCAGACTTATCACAGCGGTCAAAACCCCGTATTTGCCAGATGGAAGATTTGATCTTGAAGCATACGATTCTCTGATAAACACGCAAATAAATGGCGGTGCTGAAGGTGTAATAGTTGGAGGAACAACAGGAGAAGGTCACCTAATGAGCTGGGATGAACACATCATGCTCATCGGGCATACTGTTAACTGCTTTGGAGCCAACATTAAAGTGATAGGCAACACGGGAAGTAACTCAACAAGAGAAGCTGTTCATGCGACAGAGCAGGGATTTGCTGTTGGCATGCATGCAGCTCTCCATGTTAATCCATACTACGGGAAGACCTCAACCGAAGGCTTGATCTCTCATTTCAAGGAAGTCCTCCCGATGGGCCCAACAATCATTTACAATGTGCCATCCAGGACCAGTCAAGACATACCTCCTCCAGTCATTGAGGCGCTTTCATGCTACTCAAACATGGCAGGGGTGAAAGAATGTGTCGGACATGAGCGGGTTAAGTGCTACACCGACAAAGGCATAACAATATGGAGCGGCAACGATGACGAATGCCACGACTCAAGGTGGAAATACGGCGCCACTGGAGTCATTTCTGTAGCTAGCAACCTTGTCCCTGGTCTCATGCACAGCCTCATGTTTGAAGGGGACAACGCGACACTAAATGAGAAGCTGCTGCCTCTGATGAAATGGCTGTTCTGCGAGCCTAACCCGATAGGTCTCAACACTGCCCTGGCCCAGCTTGGCGTGGTGAGGCCTGTTTTCAGGTTGCCATACACCCCCCTTCCTCTTGAAAAGAGGGTGGAATTTGTCCGGATTGTTGAAGCCATTGGACGGGAGAATTTTGTGGGACAGAAGGAGGCCCAGGTTCTGGATGATGATGATTTCGTGTTGATCAGCAGGTATTGA